A window from Hemicordylus capensis ecotype Gifberg chromosome 2, rHemCap1.1.pri, whole genome shotgun sequence encodes these proteins:
- the LOC128344071 gene encoding zinc finger protein 558-like isoform X1, with the protein MPPKHKISPHFFPLLLGSEKMLAAPPRALPLGDGVEIVAVLSLNQSVSLEEVAVYFSEEEEEALLDPGQRALHREVLEEISGHLAFLGHWREEEKQTDIPRKRTEASQKRRQTNSSRGSELHSILIQGGCHKGSKRNKITQYINTLTSKTHLSRSPTMHTGKETYTCSECGKSFSKNIDLTLHQRIHTGEKPFKCLECGKSFTWGDKLTVHLRIHTGEKPHTCSECGKSFSQKANLITRESTQGKTIYLFSMWKELQPEGNAYFPSKSPQRREAF; encoded by the exons atgcccccaaagcacaaaatttccccccacttctttcctctccttctaGGCAGTGAAAAGATGCTGGCAGCTCCTCCTAGAGCTCTTCCTTTGGGTGATGGAGTGGAAATAGTTGCTGTGCTCTCACTGAATCAG TCTGTGAGCCTGGAAGAGGTGGCTGTGTAtttctctgaggaggaggaggaggctctgctggatccaggccaaagggctctgcacagggaagtcctggaggagatttctgggcatctggcctTTCTGG GTCattggagggaggaagagaaacagACTGATATACCGAGAAAGAGAACTGAAGCGAGTCAGAAGAGGAGGCAGACTAATTCTTCCAGAGGGTCAGAGTTGCATTCCATCCTAATCCAAGGAGGATGCCACAAGggaagcaaaaggaataagatcaCCCAGTATATAAACACCTTGACTAGTAAGACACATCTGAGCAGAAGTCCCACTATGCACACAGGAAAGGAAacctatacctgctcagagtgtggaaagagcttcagtaaaaATATAGACCTTAcattgcatcaaagaatccacacaggtgagaagccttttaaatgcttggaatgtggaaagagtttcacttGGGGTGACAAGCTTACTGTCCATttaagaatccacacaggagagaaaccacacacctgctcagagtgtggaaagagcttcagtcagaaggcaAATCTTatcaccagagaatccacacagggtaAAACCATATACCTGTTCagcatgtggaaagagcttcagccagaaggTAAtgcttatttcccatcaaagagtccacagaggagagaagccttttaa
- the LOC128344071 gene encoding gastrula zinc finger protein XlCGF49.1-like isoform X2 has product MGLGSEKMLAAPPRALPLGDGVEIVAVLSLNQSVSLEEVAVYFSEEEEEALLDPGQRALHREVLEEISGHLAFLGHWREEEKQTDIPRKRTEASQKRRQTNSSRGSELHSILIQGGCHKGSKRNKITQYINTLTSKTHLSRSPTMHTGKETYTCSECGKSFSKNIDLTLHQRIHTGEKPFKCLECGKSFTWGDKLTVHLRIHTGEKPHTCSECGKSFSQKANLITRESTQGKTIYLFSMWKELQPEGNAYFPSKSPQRREAF; this is encoded by the exons ATGGGGCTGG GCAGTGAAAAGATGCTGGCAGCTCCTCCTAGAGCTCTTCCTTTGGGTGATGGAGTGGAAATAGTTGCTGTGCTCTCACTGAATCAG TCTGTGAGCCTGGAAGAGGTGGCTGTGTAtttctctgaggaggaggaggaggctctgctggatccaggccaaagggctctgcacagggaagtcctggaggagatttctgggcatctggcctTTCTGG GTCattggagggaggaagagaaacagACTGATATACCGAGAAAGAGAACTGAAGCGAGTCAGAAGAGGAGGCAGACTAATTCTTCCAGAGGGTCAGAGTTGCATTCCATCCTAATCCAAGGAGGATGCCACAAGggaagcaaaaggaataagatcaCCCAGTATATAAACACCTTGACTAGTAAGACACATCTGAGCAGAAGTCCCACTATGCACACAGGAAAGGAAacctatacctgctcagagtgtggaaagagcttcagtaaaaATATAGACCTTAcattgcatcaaagaatccacacaggtgagaagccttttaaatgcttggaatgtggaaagagtttcacttGGGGTGACAAGCTTACTGTCCATttaagaatccacacaggagagaaaccacacacctgctcagagtgtggaaagagcttcagtcagaaggcaAATCTTatcaccagagaatccacacagggtaAAACCATATACCTGTTCagcatgtggaaagagcttcagccagaaggTAAtgcttatttcccatcaaagagtccacagaggagagaagccttttaa